One genomic window of Indioceanicola profundi includes the following:
- a CDS encoding ActS/PrrB/RegB family redox-sensitive histidine kinase: MTEAVLRPVPARMPGDTIPSAEGRVSARTLITIRWIAVAGQLLTLMVVELLLAVSLPLLHALAAVFASVALNLYAARRLARQPFLGDRDAGLYLAYDMLQLTLLLFLTGGLENPFAVLMLAPLTVAASSLGLMPVILLTGLAVAGFTGLAVFSLPLPWPGHGVQLAPLYRLGIWASLTLSAGFIAGYLFQVAQGARRLSGALTASQMALARAQRATAVGALAAAAAHELGTPLGTIAVVAKELGRDIPPDSHLSEDVQLLQSQVARCRDILAELARRPGDTDSGSDFAPVPLPALIETVSAPYRRQEIDLRIVVANEPEDGAPRVQESPEMVHGLANILQNAMQFARTAVTVTIDWSPPGVTVTIADDGPGFPPMLLGRLGEPYLSGRSAAAREAGGNMGLGVFIAQTLLERSGAELRYANGRGGGAMVAIRWKSPMFTV, from the coding sequence ATGACCGAGGCAGTTCTCCGTCCCGTTCCCGCCCGCATGCCGGGCGACACCATTCCTTCGGCCGAGGGGCGGGTCAGCGCCCGCACGCTGATCACCATCCGCTGGATCGCCGTGGCGGGGCAGTTGCTGACCCTGATGGTGGTCGAGCTGCTGCTTGCCGTGTCTCTGCCGCTGCTGCATGCGCTGGCCGCGGTCTTCGCGTCGGTGGCGCTGAACCTCTACGCCGCGCGGCGTCTGGCGCGGCAGCCCTTCCTGGGCGACCGGGACGCCGGGCTGTACCTGGCCTACGACATGCTCCAGCTCACGCTGCTGCTGTTCCTGACCGGCGGGCTGGAGAACCCGTTCGCAGTGTTGATGCTGGCGCCGCTGACCGTGGCGGCCAGTTCACTGGGGCTGATGCCGGTGATCCTGCTGACGGGGCTGGCGGTGGCGGGCTTCACGGGGCTGGCCGTGTTCTCCCTTCCCCTGCCCTGGCCGGGCCACGGCGTGCAGCTTGCGCCGCTGTACCGGCTGGGCATCTGGGCCTCGCTGACCCTGTCGGCGGGGTTCATCGCCGGTTACCTGTTCCAGGTGGCGCAGGGCGCCCGGCGGCTGTCCGGCGCGCTGACGGCCAGCCAGATGGCCCTGGCACGCGCCCAGCGCGCCACCGCCGTCGGCGCGCTGGCCGCCGCGGCGGCCCATGAGCTGGGGACCCCGCTGGGCACCATCGCCGTCGTCGCCAAGGAGCTGGGCCGCGACATCCCGCCGGACAGCCACCTGTCTGAAGATGTGCAGCTCCTGCAGAGCCAGGTCGCCCGCTGCCGCGACATCCTGGCCGAGCTGGCGCGGCGGCCGGGCGATACCGACAGCGGGTCCGACTTCGCGCCGGTGCCGCTGCCGGCCTTGATCGAAACGGTCAGCGCACCCTACCGGCGGCAGGAGATCGACCTCAGGATCGTAGTGGCGAACGAGCCGGAGGATGGCGCCCCGCGGGTGCAGGAGAGTCCGGAGATGGTGCACGGGCTGGCCAACATCCTTCAGAACGCGATGCAGTTCGCCCGCACCGCCGTCACGGTCACCATCGACTGGAGCCCGCCGGGCGTCACTGTGACCATTGCCGACGATGGCCCCGGCTTCCCGCCCATGCTGCTGGGACGGCTGGGCGAGCCCTATCTGTCCGGCCGGAGCGCGGCGGCACGGGAAGCGGGCGGCAACATGGGACTCGGCGTGTTCATCGCCCAGACTTTACTTGAACGATCGGGAGCGGAACTGCGCTATGCGAACGGGCGCGGCGGCGGTGCAATGGTTGCCATTCGCTGGAAATCGCCCATGTTTACGGTGTAA
- the rfaE1 gene encoding D-glycero-beta-D-manno-heptose-7-phosphate kinase, with protein MTAHSADADLTALIDVLGKARVLVLGDVMLDRFTYGRVDRISPEAPIPVLRVERESAMLGGAGNVASNLAALGATVKLLSVCGADEAGAEVRRLLMDKLGDTEGLVPEAGRQTTTKIRFMAGGQQLLRADKESVVPVGHVHGELLIELAQGWITEVDVVVLSDYGKGVLTDEVVRRVIAAANASGKPVVVDPKGRDYARYRGATAITPNRRELSEASGIAVTDDTSAVAAAGTVIAKAGIGAVIATRSEEGMSVVTAGPDGSPAATHLRAEAREVFDVSGAGDTVVAALAAALGAGADLTMAARLANVAAGIVVAKVGTAVVRPEELRAACNRRVLETTSSKVAGLDAAMEQIARWRRMGQRIGFTNGCFDLLHPGHVSLLAQARAACDRLVVGLNSDASVRRLKGETRPVQEQTARATVLASLGAVDLVILFEEDTPLRLIESIRPDVLVKGADYTVETVVGADIVQSYGGRVMLAELTQGQSTTRMVERMKG; from the coding sequence TTGACCGCACATTCCGCCGACGCGGATCTGACCGCCTTGATCGATGTTCTGGGCAAGGCCCGCGTGCTGGTCCTCGGGGACGTCATGCTGGACCGCTTCACCTATGGGCGTGTGGACCGCATCTCGCCGGAAGCGCCGATCCCCGTCCTGCGGGTCGAGCGGGAAAGCGCCATGCTGGGCGGGGCCGGCAACGTGGCCAGCAATCTGGCGGCGTTGGGCGCCACGGTGAAGCTGCTCTCGGTCTGCGGGGCGGATGAGGCCGGGGCGGAGGTGCGCCGGCTGTTGATGGACAAGCTGGGCGATACCGAGGGGCTGGTGCCGGAAGCCGGACGCCAGACCACCACCAAAATCCGCTTCATGGCCGGGGGGCAGCAACTTCTGCGGGCCGACAAGGAAAGCGTCGTCCCCGTCGGCCACGTCCATGGGGAACTGCTGATCGAGTTGGCCCAGGGCTGGATCACGGAGGTGGATGTCGTCGTCCTGTCCGACTACGGCAAGGGCGTGCTGACCGACGAAGTCGTGCGGCGGGTTATCGCCGCCGCCAATGCTTCCGGCAAGCCGGTGGTGGTCGATCCCAAGGGCCGGGACTATGCCCGCTATCGCGGAGCAACCGCAATCACCCCCAACCGCCGCGAGCTGTCCGAGGCCAGCGGGATTGCCGTCACGGACGATACGAGCGCGGTGGCGGCGGCCGGCACCGTCATCGCCAAGGCCGGCATCGGGGCCGTGATCGCCACCCGCAGCGAGGAAGGCATGTCCGTGGTCACGGCCGGCCCCGACGGCAGCCCCGCGGCCACCCACCTGCGGGCCGAGGCTCGGGAAGTGTTCGATGTCTCCGGAGCTGGCGACACCGTGGTCGCGGCCCTGGCGGCAGCCCTGGGCGCCGGCGCCGACCTGACCATGGCCGCCCGCCTGGCCAATGTCGCCGCCGGCATCGTCGTGGCGAAGGTCGGCACGGCCGTGGTCCGGCCGGAGGAGCTGCGCGCCGCCTGCAACCGCCGGGTCCTTGAAACGACCAGCAGCAAGGTGGCCGGCCTGGATGCGGCGATGGAACAGATCGCCCGCTGGCGGCGGATGGGTCAGAGGATCGGATTCACCAATGGCTGCTTCGACCTGCTGCACCCTGGCCATGTCTCCCTGCTGGCCCAGGCCCGGGCCGCCTGCGACCGGCTGGTGGTCGGTCTGAACAGCGACGCCTCCGTCCGGCGGCTGAAAGGAGAGACGCGGCCGGTCCAGGAACAGACCGCCCGCGCAACCGTGCTGGCCTCCCTCGGCGCGGTGGATCTGGTCATCCTGTTCGAGGAGGACACGCCCCTGCGCCTGATCGAGTCGATCCGCCCGGATGTGCTGGTCAAGGGGGCCGACTACACCGTCGAAACCGTGGTGGGGGCGGATATCGTCCAGTCCTATGGCGGCCGCGTCATGCTGGCTGAGCTGACCCAGGGCCAGAGCACCACCCGGATGGTGGAGCGGATGAAGGGCTGA
- a CDS encoding glycosyltransferase, producing MNRKPASYRQIRPVHELDGPDITAIVCTGGGSPWLERSLSSLMHQAMPPGLLEIIVVDTAPDGGGHVQRLTERLAGGDGRVRYLHDPASGAARAFNTGWQAARSPIVAYLGEEAIAHPAWLAELFGAFADMRTKPGVVGGKVEGDWTVECPGWLPKSLLPWLPVLDLGDRSYALSAPDVLSATNLAFRRDLLVRIGGFRETAPDGGADAEELLHDAAGRIGELNAIYYCPRAVTRHRVGHDRVNKEWFLAQAARRGRAEALAELDGRDLPRAEREALARRRLRQFRLLRDRLRILLSREDQPATFQARCEVARARGYAEAMRGAVPQSPLPSRPEAEPADF from the coding sequence GTGAACAGAAAGCCGGCCAGCTACCGCCAGATCCGCCCCGTCCACGAACTGGACGGACCGGATATCACGGCCATCGTCTGCACCGGCGGCGGCAGCCCCTGGCTGGAACGGTCGCTGTCCAGCCTGATGCATCAGGCGATGCCGCCAGGATTGCTGGAAATCATTGTCGTGGATACCGCCCCGGACGGGGGCGGACATGTCCAGCGGCTGACCGAACGGCTGGCTGGCGGCGACGGACGGGTGCGCTACCTGCACGACCCTGCCTCCGGGGCCGCGCGGGCGTTCAATACCGGCTGGCAGGCTGCCCGATCCCCCATCGTCGCCTATCTGGGAGAGGAGGCCATCGCGCACCCGGCCTGGCTGGCAGAGCTGTTCGGCGCTTTCGCCGACATGCGGACCAAGCCCGGCGTCGTCGGCGGCAAGGTGGAAGGCGACTGGACGGTGGAATGCCCCGGCTGGCTGCCGAAGTCGCTGTTGCCCTGGCTGCCCGTGCTGGACCTGGGCGACCGCAGCTATGCCCTGTCCGCACCGGACGTATTGAGCGCCACCAATCTTGCATTCCGCCGCGACCTGCTGGTCCGCATCGGCGGGTTCCGCGAGACTGCGCCGGACGGCGGAGCGGATGCGGAAGAACTGCTGCACGATGCCGCCGGGCGGATCGGCGAACTGAACGCGATCTACTACTGTCCGCGCGCCGTGACCCGCCACCGCGTCGGGCATGACCGGGTCAACAAGGAATGGTTCCTCGCCCAGGCCGCGCGCCGGGGCCGGGCGGAGGCGCTGGCCGAGCTGGACGGGCGCGACCTTCCCAGGGCGGAGCGGGAAGCGCTGGCCCGCCGCCGGCTGCGGCAGTTCCGGCTGCTTCGGGACCGTCTACGCATCCTGTTGAGCCGGGAGGATCAGCCCGCCACCTTCCAGGCACGGTGCGAGGTCGCCCGCGCCCGCGGATATGCCGAAGCCATGCGCGGAGCCGTGCCGCAATCCCCCCTCCCCTCCAGGCCGGAAGCGGAACCGGCGGATTTCTGA
- a CDS encoding ActR/PrrA/RegA family redox response regulator transcription factor, translating to MSDDLTQGQDQPKLTFSGDASRSLLIVDDDTPFRTRLARAMERRGFDVVAVDSVNLGVEVAHESAPRFAVVDLRLGDGSGLDVVKALRDARPDSRIVMLTGYGNIATAVAAVKFGAVDYLTKPADADAVESALLAEGPLPPPPENPMSADRVRWEHIQRVFEQCERNVSETARRLKMHRRTLQRILNKHAPRA from the coding sequence ATGAGCGACGATCTTACCCAGGGGCAGGACCAGCCGAAGCTTACCTTCTCCGGCGACGCCTCGCGCAGCTTGCTGATCGTCGATGACGATACGCCGTTCCGTACCCGTCTCGCCCGCGCCATGGAACGGCGGGGCTTCGACGTGGTGGCGGTGGACAGCGTTAATCTCGGGGTGGAGGTCGCCCATGAGTCGGCCCCCCGCTTCGCGGTGGTGGATCTGCGCCTGGGCGACGGGTCGGGGCTGGATGTGGTGAAGGCCCTGCGCGACGCCCGGCCCGATTCGCGCATCGTCATGCTGACCGGCTACGGCAATATCGCCACGGCCGTGGCGGCGGTGAAGTTCGGGGCCGTGGACTACCTGACCAAGCCGGCGGATGCCGATGCTGTCGAGTCGGCTCTTCTGGCCGAAGGCCCGCTGCCGCCCCCGCCGGAAAACCCGATGTCCGCCGACCGCGTCCGCTGGGAGCATATCCAGCGCGTCTTCGAGCAGTGCGAGCGCAACGTGTCCGAAACTGCCCGCCGGCTGAAGATGCATCGCCGCACCCTGCAGCGCATCCTGAACAAGCACGCGCCCCGCGCCTGA